One part of the bacterium genome encodes these proteins:
- a CDS encoding M42 family peptidase — protein MDKKVFNFFKKFADSPSPSGYEQPAQRQWREYVRPFVDRIDSDVMGNTWGVLEGKEKPRVMLAGHADEVGLMVKYIDDDGFLFFSAIGGVDLHLMPGKRVNVHGAKGQTKGIIGRKPIHLLEAEERTKVARQKDLAIDIGASNRAEAEKHVAVGDAVTFADELELLLGNNVMGRGFDDKVGSLIVAETLRRVAKKKDSLACSVYGVSTVQEELGLRGATTSSFGIDPDVGICVEVTFATDHPGSDKKSTGDIRLGKGPVITRGANINHRLFDLIRETAKKNKIPVQIDASARATGTDANVMQLNRAGVATALISIPLRYMHTSAEVLSLVDVENAAELVTATLLAIDPTISWKPE, from the coding sequence ATGGATAAAAAGGTCTTCAACTTCTTCAAGAAATTCGCCGACAGCCCCAGCCCCTCCGGATACGAGCAGCCCGCCCAGAGGCAGTGGCGCGAATACGTGCGCCCCTTCGTCGACCGGATAGATTCCGACGTGATGGGCAACACCTGGGGCGTACTCGAAGGCAAAGAGAAGCCCCGCGTTATGCTGGCGGGCCACGCCGACGAAGTCGGCCTCATGGTCAAGTACATAGACGACGACGGCTTTTTGTTCTTCTCCGCCATCGGCGGTGTTGACCTCCACCTGATGCCCGGCAAGAGGGTGAACGTCCACGGCGCGAAAGGGCAGACAAAGGGAATAATCGGCAGAAAGCCGATTCATCTCCTCGAAGCGGAGGAGCGCACCAAGGTCGCCAGGCAAAAAGACCTCGCCATCGACATCGGAGCCTCCAACAGGGCCGAGGCGGAAAAGCACGTCGCCGTCGGCGACGCCGTCACCTTCGCCGACGAGCTTGAGCTCCTTCTCGGAAATAACGTGATGGGGCGCGGCTTCGACGACAAGGTCGGCTCCCTCATAGTCGCCGAAACTCTCAGGAGGGTGGCGAAGAAGAAGGACTCCCTCGCCTGCTCCGTCTACGGAGTCTCCACCGTGCAAGAAGAGCTCGGCCTTCGCGGCGCGACCACCAGTTCCTTCGGCATTGACCCCGACGTTGGCATCTGCGTGGAGGTCACCTTCGCCACCGACCACCCCGGCAGCGACAAGAAATCCACCGGCGACATCCGCCTCGGCAAGGGCCCGGTGATCACGCGGGGCGCCAACATAAACCACCGCCTCTTCGACCTCATCCGGGAAACCGCAAAGAAGAACAAGATTCCCGTGCAGATAGACGCCTCCGCGAGGGCTACCGGCACCGACGCCAACGTAATGCAGCTCAACCGCGCCGGAGTAGCCACCGCGCTTATCTCCATTCCGCTTCGCTACATGCACACCTCCGCCGAGGTGCTTAGCCTCGTGGATGTCGAAAACGCCGCCGAACTCGTCACCGCGACGCTCCTCGCCATCGATCCCACCATCTCCTGGAAGCCCGAATAG
- the argJ gene encoding bifunctional glutamate N-acetyltransferase/amino-acid acetyltransferase ArgJ, with product MIPKGFEFSAVMAGIKYKDRLDVGLVLCEAPAAAAGVFTRNTVVAAPVVVSRERVKSGFCRAILVNAGNANACTGKQGYEDTLRTTATMAKTLGISPEEILVCSTGVIGAPLPVETMERAMPGLAEALAGDIAPFAKSIMTTDLVEKVSSRRVKIGGVDVVVTGAAKGSGMIKPDMATMLGFVVTDAKVSPKTLQEVLSGAAELSFNRITVDGDTSTNDTLLMLASGLSGAPAVESSPEAMKTFSKAVEEVCRDLARMIVRDGEGATKLVDITVTGAADDRAAKAIAFTIAESPLVKTALHGEDPNWGRIAAALGRSGHFKGGEFGITVGDVPIVKAGAWLGTEAEKAAREIMQGNEFGITVEIFEGEGRATVTTCDFSAGYISINANYRS from the coding sequence ATGATTCCGAAGGGCTTTGAATTTTCCGCCGTGATGGCGGGAATAAAATACAAGGACAGGCTGGACGTGGGGCTCGTCCTGTGCGAGGCCCCTGCGGCCGCCGCCGGTGTCTTCACCAGAAACACCGTGGTCGCGGCCCCGGTGGTGGTGTCGCGGGAACGCGTGAAAAGCGGCTTTTGCCGCGCCATTCTGGTCAACGCGGGGAACGCCAACGCCTGTACGGGGAAGCAGGGCTACGAGGACACCCTTCGCACCACCGCGACGATGGCCAAAACCCTTGGAATCTCCCCCGAGGAGATTCTGGTCTGCTCCACCGGCGTCATCGGCGCGCCCCTCCCCGTCGAGACGATGGAGAGGGCGATGCCGGGGCTGGCGGAGGCGCTGGCGGGCGATATAGCCCCCTTCGCGAAATCCATAATGACCACCGACCTCGTAGAGAAGGTCTCCTCCCGCCGGGTTAAGATCGGCGGCGTGGATGTCGTCGTCACCGGGGCGGCCAAGGGCTCGGGCATGATAAAGCCGGACATGGCGACGATGCTCGGCTTTGTCGTCACCGACGCGAAGGTATCCCCGAAGACCCTTCAGGAGGTGCTTTCCGGGGCGGCGGAGCTCAGCTTCAACCGGATAACGGTGGACGGCGACACCTCCACCAACGATACCCTGCTGATGCTGGCCAGCGGACTTTCCGGCGCTCCCGCCGTCGAATCTTCTCCCGAGGCGATGAAGACTTTCTCCAAAGCCGTTGAGGAGGTCTGCCGCGACCTTGCCCGGATGATCGTGCGCGACGGCGAGGGGGCGACAAAGCTGGTGGACATAACCGTCACGGGCGCGGCGGACGACAGGGCGGCAAAGGCGATAGCCTTCACCATCGCCGAGAGCCCCCTTGTAAAGACCGCCCTCCACGGCGAAGACCCCAACTGGGGAAGGATCGCCGCGGCGCTCGGGCGAAGCGGCCACTTCAAGGGCGGGGAGTTCGGCATAACCGTGGGGGACGTCCCGATAGTAAAGGCCGGCGCCTGGCTGGGAACCGAGGCCGAGAAGGCCGCCAGAGAGATTATGCAGGGAAACGAATTCGGGATAACGGTGGAAATCTTCGAGGGCGAGGGGCGGGCGACCGTCACCACCTGTGATTTTTCAGCCGGTTACATAAGCATAAACGCAAATTACAGATCATAA
- the secA gene encoding preprotein translocase subunit SecA, translating into MIGTIVKKIFGTRNERELKRYGEIVGKVNGFSPSIEALSDDGLREKTLEFKSRLRKGETLDDILPEAFAVVREGSKRTLGMRHFDCQIIGGLVLHEGRIAEMKTGEGKTLVATLPVYLNALTGKGVHVVTVNDYLARRDAEWMGAVYRFLGLSVGVILHGLSDAERRASYAADVVYGTNNEFGFDYLRDNMKFRLEEYAQRGFYFAIVDEVDSILIDEARTPLIISGPSEESTDKYYVINKLIPHLKQSVEEDKKDGDFTVDEKDKAVALTEAGVEKVEKILKIQNLYDPKNIEILHHVNQALKAHNLFHRDVDYVVDNGEVMIVDEFTGRLMPGRRWSDGLHQAVEAKEGVKIASENQTLASVTFQNFFRMYEKLAGMTGTAETEATEFNETYGLEVIVIPTNQQMIRADNADVIYMTKKEKYEAVIKEIMALHEKGQPVLVGTISIEDSERIALMLKKKGVRHHVLNAKYHEKEAEIISQAGRKNAVTISTNMAGRGTDIMLGGNPVFMAKAEAGPDAGPEALKEAVKKYQAQCQAEREEVLKAGGLHILGTERHESRRIDNQLRGRSGRQGDPGSSRFYLSLEDDLMRIFGSERISGFLSKLGLKEGEDIQHPWISKAIENAQKKVEGHNYDIRKHLLEYDDVMNRQREAIYSWRREVLGSEDLVTHIKEIAGAIAEDIIEARCPPKEDPGKWDIPGLKEAFFKQFNMLLEEEDIELCALKDQLSDCLVDRALAKYDEKIAEFGPHAAQLQRYILLNNIDSGWKDHLLAIDHLKSGIGLRSYAQENPLTVYKREGYQMFLDMRARTEEISIEQLFRIQIADREEEEKTAQEGGEAPSLSLDEPSSGGAGKLKASDVMKTGRNDPCPCGSGKKYKKCCGRSASFE; encoded by the coding sequence ATGATAGGAACGATAGTCAAAAAGATCTTCGGCACCCGCAACGAAAGGGAGCTGAAGCGCTACGGCGAGATCGTGGGAAAGGTCAACGGGTTTAGCCCGTCGATCGAGGCTCTCTCCGACGACGGTCTTCGGGAAAAGACCCTTGAATTCAAGAGCCGCCTCCGGAAGGGGGAGACCCTCGACGACATATTGCCCGAGGCCTTCGCCGTAGTCCGCGAGGGCTCGAAGCGCACCCTCGGCATGCGCCACTTCGACTGTCAGATAATCGGCGGCCTGGTCCTCCACGAGGGAAGGATAGCCGAGATGAAGACCGGCGAGGGAAAGACCCTGGTCGCCACCCTTCCGGTCTACCTGAACGCCCTCACCGGCAAGGGAGTGCACGTAGTAACCGTAAACGATTACCTCGCGCGCAGAGACGCTGAGTGGATGGGTGCGGTCTACCGCTTTCTCGGCCTCTCGGTGGGAGTAATCCTCCACGGCCTCAGCGACGCGGAGCGCAGGGCTTCCTACGCCGCCGACGTGGTTTACGGCACCAACAACGAATTCGGCTTCGACTACCTGCGCGACAACATGAAGTTCCGGCTGGAGGAGTACGCCCAGAGGGGCTTTTATTTCGCCATAGTGGACGAAGTTGACTCGATTCTCATCGACGAGGCCAGAACCCCCCTCATCATCTCCGGCCCTTCGGAAGAATCCACCGACAAGTACTACGTAATCAACAAGCTCATCCCCCACCTGAAGCAGTCGGTCGAAGAGGACAAAAAAGACGGCGATTTCACCGTTGACGAAAAGGACAAGGCCGTCGCGCTAACCGAGGCGGGCGTCGAGAAGGTGGAAAAGATTCTCAAAATCCAGAACCTCTACGACCCGAAGAACATAGAGATACTCCACCACGTCAATCAGGCCCTTAAGGCCCACAACCTCTTCCACAGGGACGTGGACTACGTCGTCGATAACGGCGAGGTAATGATCGTGGACGAATTCACCGGACGCCTCATGCCCGGCAGGCGCTGGAGCGACGGCCTCCATCAGGCGGTGGAAGCCAAGGAGGGGGTGAAAATAGCGAGCGAGAACCAGACTCTGGCCTCCGTCACCTTCCAGAACTTTTTCCGCATGTACGAAAAACTCGCGGGCATGACCGGCACCGCCGAGACCGAGGCTACCGAATTCAACGAGACCTACGGCCTCGAAGTAATCGTCATTCCCACGAATCAGCAGATGATCCGCGCCGACAACGCCGACGTCATCTACATGACTAAAAAGGAAAAGTACGAGGCGGTCATCAAGGAGATTATGGCCCTTCACGAAAAGGGGCAGCCGGTGCTGGTGGGCACCATCTCCATCGAGGATTCCGAGCGGATAGCCCTCATGCTGAAAAAGAAGGGCGTCCGCCACCATGTGCTCAACGCCAAGTACCACGAAAAAGAGGCCGAGATAATTTCGCAGGCGGGCCGGAAGAACGCGGTGACGATTTCGACCAACATGGCGGGCAGGGGCACCGACATAATGCTGGGCGGCAACCCGGTATTCATGGCCAAGGCGGAGGCGGGGCCGGACGCCGGGCCGGAGGCGCTGAAGGAAGCCGTCAAAAAATATCAGGCCCAGTGTCAGGCCGAGCGCGAAGAGGTTCTGAAGGCGGGCGGCCTTCACATTCTCGGCACCGAGCGCCACGAGTCGCGGCGCATCGACAACCAGCTTCGCGGCAGGTCCGGCAGACAGGGCGACCCCGGCTCCAGCAGGTTCTACCTCAGCCTCGAAGACGACCTTATGAGAATCTTCGGCTCCGAGAGGATCAGCGGCTTTCTCTCCAAACTCGGCCTGAAGGAGGGAGAGGACATCCAGCACCCCTGGATAAGCAAGGCGATAGAGAACGCGCAAAAGAAGGTCGAGGGCCACAACTACGACATCAGAAAGCACCTCCTCGAATACGACGACGTGATGAACCGCCAGCGCGAGGCCATCTACTCGTGGCGGCGCGAGGTGCTCGGCTCGGAGGACCTGGTTACCCACATCAAGGAGATAGCCGGAGCCATAGCCGAGGATATCATCGAAGCCAGATGCCCTCCGAAGGAGGATCCGGGCAAATGGGACATCCCCGGGCTGAAAGAGGCCTTCTTCAAGCAGTTCAACATGCTTCTCGAAGAGGAAGACATCGAGCTTTGCGCCCTCAAGGATCAGCTTTCGGACTGCCTCGTGGACCGCGCTCTGGCGAAATACGACGAGAAGATCGCCGAATTCGGCCCCCACGCGGCGCAGCTGCAAAGGTATATACTGTTAAACAACATCGATTCCGGGTGGAAGGATCACCTTCTGGCGATTGACCATCTCAAATCCGGCATCGGGCTTCGCAGCTACGCTCAGGAAAACCCCCTCACGGTCTACAAGCGCGAGGGGTACCAGATGTTTCTGGACATGCGGGCCAGAACCGAGGAGATATCCATCGAGCAGCTCTTCCGCATCCAGATAGCGGACAGGGAAGAGGAGGAGAAAACCGCGCAGGAAGGCGGCGAAGCCCCCTCTCTTTCGCTTGACGAGCCCTCTTCGGGAGGCGCGGGCAAGCTCAAGGCCTCCGACGTGATGAAGACGGGACGAAACGATCCCTGCCCCTGCGGCAGCGGCAAGAAGTATAAAAAATGTTGCGGAAGGAGCGCCTCTTTCGAATGA
- a CDS encoding tetratricopeptide repeat protein — MAAIDKSKIEKRAVQYIQKGAYRKAATEYEQIVAADPKDMRAQAKLLDLYLRLGKKEDALDKCRIVANFYVAQGFVPRAIAEWKKTARLDQDNPEIYKNLGELYIKQKLVGDALGVFQRAVALYRKAGKTDEAGSMLRRMEELAPKNPSIKLLLAEHDLISGNIPEFAAHLDAAIGQLKEVGRGAKLLGSLETLYKKYERPEIIRPLAELYVNMGQHEKALEFIREGLGKLPGDHGLRLDAISAHIALGNTDEARRMAHELYEESPNDIFIMEQLAHFAEQKGEIEEQAAWYQRLAHSCKEQGQEVKAGQYERKAQEILPKESEDSFSFEGGELDMVLDTLVIPEKETESPAWAAPVEEVDIADGVKEADLYLKYGLEDKARQKLLELSNISPENLEVHQKLRDLYHRQNDTGAWIREQVTIAEIFKDEGHLQEARGVYHAILEEDPGNRLAADALEKLRPTQPAPPKLATATGKGIFQEVIDEVDGLAASDRVGEAVETLLRLREQFPDSLEIANRLEKFGWQDLEDLVGGFRDSDIATQTELGELEYDIASGIAGFEDVEISELDDIVKEFKAGVSEKLDADDFETHYDLGVAYKEMGLLDEALYEFQQASRGSEKAKDAYASMAMIYRDTGQLQEARSALNLALSAATKSREDRAAVLYELGAVCEELKEYRDAFACFKQAAALSPGLRDVAERLEALKSTLAD, encoded by the coding sequence ATGGCAGCGATAGACAAGAGCAAAATAGAAAAAAGGGCGGTCCAGTACATCCAGAAGGGGGCGTACCGGAAAGCCGCGACCGAATATGAGCAGATTGTCGCCGCCGACCCGAAGGACATGAGGGCGCAGGCGAAGCTTCTCGATCTCTACCTCCGGCTCGGGAAAAAAGAAGATGCTCTCGACAAATGCCGGATCGTCGCCAATTTTTACGTCGCGCAGGGGTTTGTCCCCAGGGCCATAGCCGAGTGGAAGAAGACCGCGAGGCTCGACCAGGACAACCCCGAGATCTACAAAAACCTCGGCGAGCTGTACATCAAGCAAAAACTCGTGGGCGACGCCCTCGGGGTCTTCCAGAGGGCGGTGGCGCTCTACCGCAAGGCCGGGAAGACGGACGAGGCGGGGTCGATGCTCCGCCGCATGGAAGAACTGGCCCCCAAGAACCCCTCCATCAAGCTTCTCCTCGCCGAGCACGATCTGATAAGCGGAAACATCCCCGAATTCGCCGCCCACCTCGATGCCGCCATCGGTCAGCTCAAAGAGGTGGGGCGCGGGGCAAAGCTCCTCGGCTCGCTGGAAACCCTTTACAAAAAATACGAGCGCCCCGAGATCATAAGGCCGCTGGCCGAGCTTTACGTCAACATGGGGCAGCACGAAAAGGCCCTTGAGTTCATCAGGGAAGGGCTGGGAAAGCTCCCCGGAGACCACGGCCTTCGCCTCGACGCGATAAGCGCCCACATAGCGCTGGGCAACACCGACGAAGCCAGAAGAATGGCCCACGAGCTCTATGAAGAGAGTCCGAACGACATCTTCATAATGGAGCAGCTTGCTCATTTCGCCGAGCAGAAGGGCGAGATAGAAGAGCAGGCGGCCTGGTACCAGAGGCTGGCGCACTCCTGCAAGGAACAGGGGCAGGAGGTCAAAGCCGGGCAGTACGAGCGCAAGGCCCAGGAGATACTCCCGAAAGAGAGCGAGGACTCCTTCTCCTTCGAGGGCGGCGAGCTCGACATGGTGCTGGACACCCTTGTCATTCCGGAGAAGGAAACCGAGTCTCCCGCCTGGGCCGCTCCGGTCGAAGAGGTGGATATCGCCGACGGAGTAAAGGAGGCGGATCTCTACCTCAAATACGGCCTCGAAGACAAGGCGCGCCAGAAACTTCTGGAGTTGTCCAACATAAGCCCCGAAAACCTTGAGGTCCACCAGAAACTGCGCGACCTCTACCACCGCCAGAACGATACCGGCGCCTGGATTCGCGAGCAGGTGACCATCGCCGAAATATTCAAGGACGAAGGCCATCTGCAGGAAGCCAGAGGCGTTTACCACGCGATTCTGGAGGAAGATCCCGGGAACAGGCTGGCGGCGGATGCTCTCGAAAAGCTGCGGCCCACGCAGCCCGCTCCTCCGAAACTCGCCACGGCTACGGGAAAGGGAATATTTCAGGAGGTCATCGACGAGGTGGATGGACTGGCGGCCAGCGACAGGGTCGGCGAGGCCGTCGAAACCCTTCTCCGCCTCCGGGAGCAGTTCCCCGATTCTCTGGAGATCGCCAACAGGCTTGAAAAATTCGGCTGGCAGGACCTTGAGGACCTGGTCGGAGGCTTTCGCGACAGCGATATCGCCACCCAGACCGAACTGGGCGAGCTGGAATACGACATCGCCTCCGGCATCGCCGGTTTCGAGGATGTAGAGATCTCCGAACTGGACGACATCGTCAAGGAATTCAAGGCGGGAGTTTCCGAGAAGCTCGACGCCGACGATTTCGAGACCCACTACGATCTCGGCGTCGCCTACAAGGAGATGGGGCTCCTCGACGAGGCTCTCTACGAATTCCAGCAGGCTTCCCGCGGCTCCGAGAAGGCGAAAGACGCCTACGCTTCGATGGCGATGATCTACCGCGATACGGGGCAACTGCAGGAGGCCCGCTCGGCGCTTAACCTCGCCCTCTCGGCGGCGACCAAGAGCAGGGAGGACCGCGCGGCGGTGCTCTACGAGCTCGGCGCGGTCTGCGAAGAGCTGAAGGAATACCGCGACGCTTTCGCCTGCTTCAAACAGGCTGCGGCCCTCAGCCCCGGACTTCGCGATGTCGCGGAGCGTCTCGAAGCACTCAAGTCAACCCTGGCGGACTAG
- the gcvH gene encoding glycine cleavage system protein GcvH, with the protein MKKIPDNLLYHPEHAWARVEGDICTVGITDFAQDELGEIIFVDLPAVGKIVKTGKPFGTVESAKSVSDLFSPVDGEVIEFNAALPDAPEKINDDPYGEGWMIKVRLSAKPDTKILLSAHDYKILIEAV; encoded by the coding sequence ATGAAGAAGATTCCGGATAATCTCCTGTATCATCCCGAACACGCCTGGGCGCGCGTCGAGGGCGATATCTGCACGGTCGGAATCACCGATTTCGCCCAGGATGAACTTGGTGAGATTATTTTCGTAGACCTACCCGCAGTGGGAAAGATCGTAAAGACCGGCAAGCCCTTCGGCACCGTCGAATCGGCCAAATCCGTCTCCGATCTCTTCAGCCCGGTTGACGGAGAGGTAATCGAGTTCAACGCGGCTCTGCCCGACGCTCCGGAAAAGATAAACGATGACCCCTACGGGGAGGGATGGATGATAAAGGTCAGGCTGTCGGCGAAGCCGGACACGAAAATACTGCTGTCCGCTCACGACTACAAAATACTGATTGAAGCGGTCTGA
- a CDS encoding aminopeptidase P family protein: MSELSSYHENGLKKARETGLELGLDALLVSDLPNVRRLCGFTGSNGLLLIDAGEAVLFTDSRYTLQAGEETHGVTVAEEKDLLLAALARAKTLGAKRIGFEGDDLTFGSWLRLSESGGGLELVDLKSRISLIRAVKSPFELEKMREASALSEEAFLATTPLLRPGKSEREAARSYLMEVVKRGAAPAFDTIVAGGPRGALPHAKPGERTFENGDLVVFDFGVLLDGFCSDETVTACIGKIEGEARLVYETVAKAQIGALNSIRAGISLADIDKAARATIEEAGYGGFFGHGTGHGIGFMVHETPSVSPRSEGVAEAGMTFTVEPGVYLPGRFGVRLEDTIVVTQDGFDYITRLSKEPGAYS; this comes from the coding sequence TTGTCCGAACTCTCCTCCTACCATGAGAACGGGTTAAAAAAGGCGAGGGAAACGGGACTCGAACTCGGTCTCGACGCCCTGCTCGTAAGCGACCTTCCCAACGTGCGCCGGCTCTGCGGCTTCACCGGCTCGAACGGGCTTTTGTTAATCGACGCCGGAGAGGCTGTTCTTTTCACGGATTCCCGCTATACTCTGCAGGCCGGGGAAGAAACTCACGGCGTTACCGTCGCCGAGGAAAAAGACCTCCTTCTCGCCGCTCTGGCCAGGGCGAAAACGCTGGGAGCGAAGAGAATCGGCTTCGAGGGCGACGACCTCACCTTCGGGAGCTGGCTTCGCCTTTCGGAGTCCGGGGGCGGCCTCGAACTGGTGGACTTAAAAAGCAGGATTTCGCTCATCCGCGCCGTCAAGAGCCCCTTCGAGCTTGAGAAGATGAGGGAGGCCTCGGCGCTTTCGGAGGAGGCTTTTCTCGCAACAACTCCGCTCCTTCGTCCGGGGAAAAGCGAGCGGGAAGCGGCGAGAAGCTATTTGATGGAGGTCGTCAAGAGGGGCGCCGCCCCGGCTTTCGACACGATAGTCGCGGGAGGCCCGAGAGGGGCGCTTCCCCACGCGAAGCCGGGAGAGAGAACCTTTGAAAACGGCGACTTGGTCGTTTTCGATTTCGGTGTATTGCTCGACGGTTTTTGTTCCGACGAGACGGTCACCGCCTGCATCGGCAAAATCGAAGGCGAAGCGCGTCTGGTCTATGAAACAGTTGCAAAAGCGCAGATTGGGGCGTTAAATTCAATAAGGGCGGGAATTTCTCTCGCGGATATTGATAAGGCGGCCCGCGCCACGATAGAAGAGGCCGGATACGGCGGCTTTTTCGGCCACGGCACAGGCCACGGAATAGGTTTTATGGTGCATGAGACGCCTTCGGTTTCGCCCCGTTCGGAGGGAGTGGCCGAAGCTGGCATGACTTTCACCGTGGAGCCCGGCGTCTATCTGCCCGGCAGGTTCGGCGTGAGGCTTGAAGACACGATTGTGGTGACCCAGGACGGGTTTGATTACATTACAAGGCTCAGCAAGGAGCCCGGCGCGTATTCCTGA
- the aroQ gene encoding type II 3-dehydroquinate dehydratase encodes MKILVIHGPNLNLLGTREPEIYGKTTLDDINSALSNLASSLGVETAFFQSNSEGALIDRVQEARGAIDGIVINPGGYTHTSVALRDALAGSGIPFVEAHISNVHAREPFRKTSYFSDVAVGVVAGLGVESYLSALRGLVAHLRK; translated from the coding sequence TTGAAAATACTCGTCATTCACGGCCCGAATCTAAACCTCCTGGGAACGCGTGAACCCGAAATTTACGGGAAGACGACTCTCGACGACATAAATTCCGCCCTCAGTAATCTCGCCTCCTCTCTGGGCGTCGAAACAGCCTTCTTCCAGTCCAACTCGGAGGGGGCGCTGATAGACAGGGTTCAGGAGGCGCGCGGGGCCATCGACGGCATAGTGATAAATCCCGGCGGCTACACCCACACCTCCGTCGCCCTGCGCGACGCGCTCGCCGGTTCCGGCATACCCTTTGTCGAAGCGCACATCTCAAACGTCCACGCCCGCGAACCGTTCCGCAAAACCTCCTACTTTTCCGACGTGGCCGTCGGGGTAGTGGCGGGGCTCGGCGTCGAAAGCTACCTTTCGGCGCTGCGCGGGCTAGTGGCGCACCTTCGGAAGTAA
- the aroB gene encoding 3-dehydroquinate synthase, with the protein MKTVEVNLEDRSYRVVVGRGLLGRLDSIGEFAECVCGRQVLAVSDKTVYDLYGKTLEKCMRPAMADFLGWSIFEPGEEHKTVATLVSVWDDLVSSGMDRKGVIVALGGGVVGDVAGFAAATYLRGVDFIQIPTTLLAMVDSSVGGKTGVDHPLGKNLLGAFHQPRAVLADLDLLSTLPRREVLGGLAEVIKAAILADEWLFSLLEARGPGIIDDPELLEEVVAKAVSIKAGIVAVDEKEGGPRALLNLGHTFGHAVEVSAGYGRYIHGEAVAMGIDFSARLAEAVGAADPKSIKRIQKLISSWGYPKKPGGITPEEIKTALVHDKKNAGGVPRWVLPVEIGRARWGCKVSEEIIDALLKEGLDS; encoded by the coding sequence TTGAAAACCGTTGAAGTCAATCTCGAAGACCGGTCTTACCGGGTAGTCGTAGGCAGAGGGCTTCTGGGCCGTCTCGACAGCATCGGGGAGTTTGCCGAGTGCGTCTGCGGCAGACAGGTACTCGCGGTAAGCGACAAAACGGTTTATGACCTCTACGGCAAGACCCTCGAAAAATGCATGCGGCCCGCGATGGCCGATTTTCTGGGCTGGTCGATCTTTGAACCTGGCGAAGAGCATAAAACGGTCGCCACCCTCGTTTCCGTCTGGGACGATCTCGTCAGCTCCGGCATGGACCGCAAGGGCGTCATCGTAGCCCTCGGCGGCGGAGTCGTCGGTGACGTTGCCGGATTCGCCGCCGCGACCTACCTGCGCGGAGTCGATTTCATCCAGATTCCGACTACCCTCCTTGCGATGGTAGATTCGAGCGTAGGCGGAAAAACCGGGGTGGACCATCCTCTCGGCAAAAACCTGCTTGGAGCGTTTCACCAGCCCCGGGCGGTTCTGGCGGATCTAGACCTCCTCTCCACCCTCCCGAGACGGGAAGTGCTGGGCGGGCTGGCCGAGGTGATAAAGGCGGCCATACTGGCCGATGAGTGGCTCTTTTCCCTTCTGGAAGCCAGAGGGCCGGGAATTATCGACGACCCCGAGCTGCTGGAAGAGGTCGTCGCGAAAGCGGTCTCCATAAAGGCGGGGATAGTCGCCGTCGATGAGAAGGAAGGCGGGCCAAGGGCGCTTTTGAACCTCGGCCACACCTTCGGCCACGCCGTTGAGGTCAGCGCCGGTTACGGCAGGTACATTCACGGCGAAGCGGTGGCGATGGGAATAGATTTCTCCGCCAGGCTCGCCGAAGCAGTGGGCGCGGCCGACCCAAAGAGCATCAAGAGGATACAAAAGCTCATATCCTCCTGGGGATACCCCAAAAAGCCCGGGGGAATAACCCCCGAAGAGATAAAAACGGCGCTGGTCCACGACAAGAAAAACGCCGGAGGAGTTCCAAGGTGGGTGCTTCCGGTAGAGATCGGGAGAGCCCGCTGGGGGTGCAAGGTAAGCGAGGAAATCATCGACGCCCTCCTCAAAGAGGGTCTTGATAGCTGA
- a CDS encoding shikimate kinase, which translates to MEKRLILTGFMGVGKSSVAKRVAQKLSWSPLDLDEFVVTRQGRSIAGIFETEGEEAFRRMETEALKEALRREKVVIAAGGGILLREVNRELLRNEVVVNLSASFEELERRVKNSRTERPLAKGPSGEFRKRFDERKPLYDAVERQVDTEGKSPAEIAEEIISRFLGEDMEKPG; encoded by the coding sequence TTGGAAAAAAGATTGATCCTTACCGGCTTCATGGGGGTCGGAAAATCCTCCGTAGCAAAGAGGGTCGCCCAAAAGCTCTCCTGGAGTCCGCTGGACCTTGACGAATTTGTAGTTACCCGTCAGGGCCGTTCGATAGCAGGTATATTTGAAACAGAAGGCGAAGAGGCTTTTCGCCGGATGGAGACCGAGGCGCTCAAAGAAGCACTGAGGCGGGAAAAGGTCGTGATAGCCGCCGGGGGAGGAATCTTACTCCGGGAAGTCAACCGGGAGCTTCTCAGAAACGAGGTCGTGGTAAACCTTAGCGCCTCTTTTGAAGAGCTCGAAAGAAGGGTAAAAAACTCCAGAACCGAAAGGCCGCTCGCAAAAGGGCCGTCCGGGGAGTTCAGAAAAAGATTCGACGAGCGAAAGCCGCTCTACGACGCCGTTGAGAGACAGGTTGACACCGAAGGCAAATCGCCGGCTGAGATAGCCGAAGAGATAATTTCGCGTTTCCTGGGTGAAGATATGGAGAAACCCGGTTGA